A single Atopobiaceae bacterium DNA region contains:
- a CDS encoding manganese efflux pump MntP family protein, protein MSVIELVVLGVALACDAFAVTISNTFVYCHETRARLALMPILFGLFQGLMPLLGYVLGGLAAQLIEEYAGIVTLVILGIIGGNMIREGVGALRHPDRAEQADSCVTSRLTIPALLFQAVATAIDAFAVGVSLRAQTVDIVLAAAIIALTTAACCVVALVVGRKLGHLLGDRAEVAGGVVLVAIGLKAFLS, encoded by the coding sequence TTGAGCGTCATAGAGCTGGTCGTGCTGGGCGTGGCCCTCGCCTGCGATGCCTTTGCCGTCACGATCTCGAACACGTTCGTCTACTGCCATGAGACGCGCGCCCGCCTCGCCCTCATGCCCATCCTCTTCGGCCTCTTCCAGGGCCTCATGCCCCTTCTGGGCTACGTGCTGGGAGGCCTCGCGGCCCAGCTCATCGAGGAGTACGCCGGCATCGTGACGCTCGTCATCCTGGGCATCATCGGGGGCAACATGATCCGCGAGGGCGTGGGGGCGCTCCGTCATCCCGATAGGGCCGAGCAGGCCGACTCCTGCGTCACCTCGCGGCTCACCATACCCGCACTCCTGTTCCAGGCGGTCGCCACGGCCATCGACGCCTTCGCTGTGGGCGTGAGCCTGCGTGCGCAGACGGTCGACATCGTCCTTGCGGCCGCGATCATAGCCCTCACCACGGCCGCCTGCTGTGTGGTCGCCCTGGTCGTAGGCCGCAAGCTGGGCCATCTCCTGGGAGACCGTGCCGAGGTGGCCGGCGGCGTCGTGCTCGTGGCCATCGGGCTCAAGGCGTTTCTCTCGTAA
- a CDS encoding zinc dependent phospholipase C family protein, translating into MPALITHHLFGERAARTLPDDVLSTQEDLLAFLLGNQGPDPFYARFSATPEKVEQAHRLAERAHGERMCDVFASLGDGIGRLPACDTDIGRAFGLGMLAHYALDRSAHPLVLAEQAATIAANHDLDGADDAVHALIESDIDVWMLWRCRHTTVLENLPATWLCHTPRIARVAGALTSQVAHTVWGMDLGADEYAATLANMQFVYRAIEPAGSVRSRALGGIERSFEDHSLLQALAHRVSRSDTCEFTNDDHRRWQDPFTGDWSRGSFSDAMDQALDDWKALAQAFLAHDDLSGLVAHVNYLGMAIGPDERWERLG; encoded by the coding sequence ATGCCAGCACTCATCACCCATCACCTGTTCGGGGAGCGCGCCGCGCGCACGCTTCCCGACGACGTCCTCTCGACCCAGGAGGACCTTCTCGCCTTCCTTCTCGGGAACCAGGGACCCGACCCCTTCTATGCGCGCTTCTCGGCCACGCCCGAGAAGGTCGAGCAGGCGCACCGGCTCGCCGAGCGCGCACATGGCGAGCGCATGTGCGACGTCTTCGCCAGCCTCGGCGACGGCATAGGCCGCCTGCCCGCCTGCGACACGGACATCGGGCGCGCCTTCGGCCTGGGCATGCTCGCCCACTACGCGCTCGACCGCTCTGCCCATCCCCTGGTCCTCGCCGAGCAGGCCGCCACCATCGCCGCCAACCACGACCTCGACGGTGCGGACGATGCGGTGCACGCCCTCATAGAGAGCGACATCGACGTCTGGATGCTCTGGAGGTGCCGCCACACCACCGTCCTCGAGAACCTCCCCGCCACGTGGCTCTGCCACACCCCGCGCATCGCCCGCGTGGCCGGCGCCCTCACCAGCCAGGTCGCACACACCGTCTGGGGCATGGACCTGGGCGCCGACGAGTACGCCGCCACGCTCGCCAACATGCAGTTCGTCTATCGCGCCATCGAGCCCGCAGGCTCGGTGCGCTCCAGGGCCCTGGGCGGCATCGAGCGCTCCTTCGAGGACCACTCGCTGCTGCAGGCCCTCGCCCACCGCGTGAGCCGATCTGACACCTGCGAGTTCACGAACGACGACCACAGGCGCTGGCAGGACCCCTTCACCGGCGACTGGTCGCGAGGGTCCTTCTCGGATGCCATGGACCAGGCCCTCGACGACTGGAAGGCGCTCGCCCAGGCCTTCCTCGCCCACGACGACCTCTCCGGCCTGGTCGCCCACGTCAACTACCTCGGCATGGCCATCGGCCCTGACGAGCGTTGGGAGCGCCTGGGCTGA
- the rlmKL gene encoding bifunctional 23S rRNA (guanine(2069)-N(7))-methyltransferase RlmK/23S rRNA (guanine(2445)-N(2))-methyltransferase RlmL, which translates to MEFFATCPKGFEQLLAAELTHLGMDQVRALAGQVSFAGDVADAERAVLWSRLASRVVAVLARRVPAHDSDALYEGLSAIPWEDHLRPTSTLEIDAHGTNQELRNTRFVALRTKDAVSDRLLARTGARPETDTRNPDLRVVVRLRNDAATVGIDLSGDALFKRGVTRPTRSLACAPLRADYAAALLAAGDWFRDARHGSQALMALYAGTGTIACEAAEQVCDRAPGLLRTRWGHEGWLGADRNAWQALLDEADNRAENGAGRLEGLSILVADPRPGTADACRQALRSAGLAVTPTIVETTPAACREALAQAGTALVTADLSWFKPDDYAQEASVTSLVSSASQAASQGSRLCSLGRAGLAASALGIEPAGSYAVITGSDAAAIDRFEGLPTAATPTITLKDGTTVPVLVGASDQFAARLAKVARLRAKWARREDVSCYRVYDADLPDYAVAIDLYQGTEATPGRWLVIAEYAAPKEIDPELAHRRLLDVLAIAPRVLGVAPADVSLKVRERARGGSQYADGGQHDARPTHVGRDHHRGSLRLAPGSHLVDEGGLTFEVDLRGRLDTGLFLDHRLVRSEVREMAKQTKGSKRFLNLFAYTGTATVYAADGSATHTTTVDMSAPYLEWARRNMARNGFTGEDHEFVQADVIAWVSEQRHTANRWDLIFCDPPTFSNSSRMRDASFDIQRDHAELLIGVSRLLTRNGTCLFSCNLRGFEPDVEKLGRAGVGIEDVTAGTIPEDFSRNARIHHCYLVRRIPPRVVAP; encoded by the coding sequence ATGGAATTCTTCGCAACGTGCCCCAAGGGGTTCGAGCAGCTCCTCGCTGCCGAGCTCACCCATCTTGGCATGGACCAGGTCCGCGCCCTCGCAGGCCAGGTCTCGTTCGCAGGCGACGTGGCCGACGCCGAGCGCGCCGTCCTCTGGAGCCGCCTCGCCAGCCGCGTGGTGGCGGTGTTGGCCCGACGCGTCCCCGCACACGACAGCGACGCGCTCTATGAGGGGCTCTCGGCCATCCCCTGGGAGGACCACCTCAGGCCCACCTCCACCCTCGAGATCGACGCCCACGGCACCAACCAGGAGCTCAGGAACACGCGCTTCGTGGCACTCCGCACCAAGGACGCGGTCTCGGACCGGCTCCTCGCCCGCACCGGCGCCCGTCCCGAGACGGACACCCGCAACCCCGACCTCCGCGTGGTCGTGCGCCTGCGCAACGACGCCGCCACCGTGGGCATCGACCTCTCTGGCGACGCGCTCTTCAAGCGTGGCGTCACGAGGCCCACGCGCAGCCTCGCCTGCGCACCCCTACGCGCCGACTACGCCGCGGCACTCCTGGCCGCCGGCGACTGGTTCCGTGACGCCCGCCATGGCTCCCAGGCGCTCATGGCCCTCTACGCAGGCACCGGCACCATCGCCTGCGAGGCCGCCGAGCAGGTCTGCGACCGCGCCCCGGGGCTCCTCCGCACGCGGTGGGGCCACGAGGGCTGGCTCGGCGCCGACCGCAACGCCTGGCAGGCCCTCCTCGACGAGGCGGACAACCGTGCCGAGAATGGCGCCGGGCGCCTCGAGGGCCTCTCGATCCTCGTGGCCGACCCACGCCCCGGCACGGCCGATGCCTGCAGGCAGGCCCTGAGGTCGGCAGGCCTCGCCGTCACGCCCACCATCGTCGAGACGACGCCGGCCGCCTGCAGGGAGGCCCTCGCGCAGGCGGGGACGGCCCTCGTGACGGCCGACCTCTCGTGGTTCAAGCCGGACGACTACGCACAGGAGGCGAGCGTGACCTCGCTCGTCTCGTCCGCCTCGCAGGCCGCATCGCAGGGCTCGCGACTCTGCTCGCTGGGCCGTGCGGGCCTCGCCGCGTCCGCCCTGGGCATCGAGCCCGCCGGCTCGTATGCGGTCATCACGGGCAGCGACGCCGCCGCCATCGACCGCTTCGAGGGACTGCCCACGGCCGCCACCCCCACCATCACGCTGAAGGACGGCACGACCGTGCCGGTGCTCGTGGGTGCCTCCGACCAGTTCGCCGCACGGCTCGCCAAGGTGGCACGCCTCCGCGCCAAGTGGGCACGCCGCGAGGACGTGAGCTGCTACCGCGTCTATGACGCCGACCTGCCCGACTATGCGGTCGCCATCGACCTCTACCAGGGCACGGAGGCCACCCCCGGACGTTGGCTCGTCATCGCCGAGTACGCCGCCCCCAAGGAGATCGACCCCGAGCTCGCCCACCGCCGCCTGCTCGACGTCCTCGCCATCGCGCCGCGCGTCCTCGGCGTCGCCCCCGCAGACGTCTCGCTCAAGGTGCGCGAGCGGGCGCGCGGCGGCTCGCAGTATGCCGACGGCGGGCAGCACGACGCCCGCCCCACGCACGTCGGGCGCGACCACCACCGCGGTTCGCTGCGCCTGGCGCCCGGCTCCCACCTGGTCGACGAGGGCGGCCTCACCTTCGAGGTCGACCTCAGGGGCCGCCTCGACACCGGCCTGTTCCTCGACCACCGCCTGGTGCGCTCCGAGGTCCGCGAGATGGCCAAGCAGACCAAGGGCTCGAAGCGCTTCCTCAACCTCTTCGCCTACACCGGCACCGCCACGGTCTACGCCGCCGACGGCAGCGCCACGCACACCACGACGGTCGACATGTCGGCACCCTACCTGGAGTGGGCACGCCGCAACATGGCGCGCAACGGCTTCACGGGCGAGGACCATGAGTTCGTCCAGGCCGACGTCATCGCCTGGGTCTCCGAGCAGCGCCACACCGCCAACCGCTGGGACCTCATCTTCTGCGACCCGCCGACCTTCTCGAACTCCAGCCGCATGCGCGATGCCTCCTTCGACATCCAGCGCGACCACGCCGAGCTGCTCATCGGCGTGTCCCGCCTGCTCACGCGCAACGGCACCTGCCTCTTCTCGTGCAACCTCAGGGGCTTCGAGCCCGATGTGGAGAAGCTCGGGCGGGCAGGCGTCGGCATAGAGGACGTCACCGCGGGCACCATCCCCGAGGACTTCTCGAGGAACGCCCGCATCCACCATTGCTACCTGGTGCGGCGCATTCCCCCGCGGGTTGTGGCACCATAG